The DNA sequence TCACCGAGGTTCTTCGTTCCTCGCAGTAACCCGGCGGGTACGGGCACACTGGAGTGGTGGCACACGACAGCACACCGACCGATCAGGACACCCTCGCGCGCATCCACACCCTGGTGGCCGAGGAACGTCGACTTCGCGAACAACTGGTGCATCGGGAGATCGAACCGTCCGAGGAGCACCACCGACTGCGCTCCATCGAAACCGAGCTCGACCAGTGCTGGGACCTGCTGCGGCAGCGCCGGGCCCTGCGTGAGACCGGCGGCGATCCGCGCGAGGCCAGCGTTCGCCCACCGGACGAAGTCGAGGGCTACCTCAGCTGACCACCCGGGCCAGGATCGTCTGCAGCGCGCGAAGGTCCGGCTCGGCGAGTGCGGCCAGACCGTCGGGCGCGGGATCCTCGGTGGCGTCGAGCACGGCGATCATCTGACGGCCGGCATCGGTCAACGACACCCGCTTGCACCGCCGGTTCTGCGGGTCGATCTCGCGGGTCACCAGGCCGCGTTCTTCGAGATCGTTGACGGCCACCGTGGCCGCCGGCGCGTCGATGGTCGCCATCTCGGCAACCTGCTTGACCGTCATCGGCCGCTTGGCCAACCGCCGGAGGATGCGAACCCGGCTGAACGGCAATCCCGTTCGTTCGACCGCGGCGCGGCGCCAGGCGTCCTTGTTGTCGAGCACCAGCGCCGACATCGAACGCCACACTTCGTCGGCGAGCGGGCTAGACACGCGCCGCCCCGATCCGCTGATCGTCGATGAGCGGCGCCAGCCGCTCGGCGGAGCGGCGGGCCCGCGCAGAGGTCGAGGTGATCGCCAGGACGGCGATGGCAAGGCCGAGCACGATGTTGATGTACCACAGCGGGCGGGCCGTCGCAGTGAAGTCGGCGCCGAAGGTGGCCAAGGCCGGACCCGCGACCGAACCGCAGAGCGCGACCCCGATACTCACCCCGACCTGCCGCGAGGTCGAGGTCACTGCCGAGGCGGCGCCGGCCCTGTCCTGGGGCATGCCGCTGACGGCGGCGTTGGTGATCGGTGCGTTCACCATGCCGAATCCGATGCCGTACAACGCGAAGATCACCAGCAGCGCCCACACCGGCGTACTCCGGCTCAGGAACGCCAGCATCACCGACGCGATGGCGATCAGGACACCGGAGATCAGCAGCGACGGGCGCGCACCGAAGCGTCCCACCAGCCGTCCGGACAGTGGCGAGAAGAACAGCGCGCCGACCGCGATCGGCAGATAGATCAGACCGGTGTGCGCCGCGGAGTACCCGCGCTCCCCCTGCAGGTACAGCGACATCATGAACAGGAACGATCCCCACCCGGCGAACGCACAGACCGCGGTCAGCGTCGCCGATGAGAACGGGATGCTGCGGAAGAACCGCAGATCGATGAAGGGGTCGTGGCGGCGGGACTCGTAGCGCAGGAAGGCCACGAAGGCGACGGCGGCGGTCAGTCCGATGGCGACGATCCGGGGGTTGGTCCAGCCCATCCCCGGCCCCTCGATCAGGACGAACACCAGCCCGAACAGGGTGGCCACGGCCAGCAGCTGACCGACGGGGTCGATATCGCGCATGGTGGCCGACTTGGTCTCGGGGACGAAGATCGCGGTCAACAGGACCGCCGCGGCGCAGATCGGCAGGTTGATCCAGAACACCGCCCGCCAGCCGACGGTTTCGATCAGCAGACCGCCGACGATGGGGCCCAGTGCCATCGAGATGCCGACCACCGCACCCCAGATACCCAGCGCGCGGGCCCGTTCGACACGACCGACAAAGATCTGCGAAATGATCGACAGCGCAACGGGATTGAGCATCGAGCCGCCGATCGCCTGCAGCAGCCGCGCTCCGATGAGCATGGTGATGGTGGGGGCGATGCTGCACAGCAGCGATCCCAGCGCGAAGACGATCAGGCCGATCTGGAACACCCGGCGGCGGCCGAACCGGTCCCCGGTGGCACCGGACAACATCAGCAGCGACGCCAGCATCAGCGTGTAGATGTCGACGACCCACTGCATCTGCGCTCCGGTGGCATGCAGGTCCGCGCGGATCGCCGGGATTGCGACGTTGACGATGGTGGCGTCCATCGACACGATCAGCAGGCTCAGGCAACAGGACGCCAGGATGATCGTCTTACGGCGCTCACTCAGCTCGCCGACACTTGTGTTCACACAACTATTGTTAAATCACAACTGTCGGGAAGGCAAGGCCCACCCTCGTCGAACTCGACGAAATGGCGAAGATCACTCGACCTTTGTCGCCCAAACGTGGGTTTGGGCGACAAAGGTCAGCGGCCGTCGATAGCGGCGTAGTCGCGCTCGGTGTAGCCGGTGTAGATCTGGCGCGGCCGACCGATCTTGCTGTTGCCCTCGTTGTGCATTTCCCGCCAGTGCGCGATCCAGCCGGGCAGCCGGCCGAGTGCGAACAGCACGGTGAACATCCGGGTCGGGAAGCCCATGGCCCGGTAGATCACGCCGGTGTAGTAATCGACGTTCGGGTAGAGCTTGCGCTCGATGAAGAAGTCGTCGGTCAGCGCGATCTCTTCGAGCTGCTTGGCGATGTCCAGCAGCTCGTCGTCACCGCCGAGCTTGCCCAGGATCTTGTCGGCCTGCTCCTTGACGATGCGCGCCCGCGGGTCGTAGTTCTTGTACACCCGGTGGCCGAAGCCCATCAGCTTGACGCCGTCTTCGCGGTTCTTGACCTTGCGGACGAAGGTCTGGACGTCGTCGTCACCGGTCCGGATCTTCTCCAGCATCTCCAGCACCGCCTGGTTGGCGCCGCCGTGCAGCGGGCCCCACAGTGCGTTGATGCCACCGGAGATCGAGGTGAACAGGTTGGCCTGCGACGAGCCGACCAGACGCACCGTCGAGGTGGAGCAGTTCTGCTCGTGATCGGCGTGCAGGATCAGCAGCATGTCGAGCGCCCGGACGATCTCGGGATCCACCTCGTAGGGCTCGGCGGGCAGGCCGAACGTCATCCGCAGGAAGTTCTCGACCAGGGTCAGCGTGTTGTCCGGGTAGAGGAACGGCTGGCCCACCGACTTCTTGTAGGCATACGCCGCGATCGTGGGCAGCTTGGCCAGCAGCCGGATCGTGGACAGCTCGACCTGCTTGGTGTCCAGCGGGTCCAGCGAATCCTGGTAGTAGGCGCTGAGCGCGTTGACCGCGCTGGACAGCACCGGCATCGGGTGGGCGTTGCGCGGGAAGCCGTCGAAGAACCGCTTGAGATCCTCGTGCAGCAGGGTGTGCCGCTGGATCTGGGTGGTGAACGCCTCGAGCTGCTCGGTGGTGGGCAGTTCACCGTAGATCAGCAGGTAGCTGACCTCGATGAAGGTCGACTTCTCGGCGAGCTGCTCGATCGGGTAGCCCCGGTAGCGCAGGATGCCGGCGTCACCGTCGATGTAGGTGATGGCGCTCTTGGTGGAGGCGGTGTTGACGAAGCCCGAGTCGAACGTCGTGTACCCGGTCTTGGACAGCAGCGACCCCAGAGCTATTCCGTCGGAGCCCTCCGTCGCATGGACGATCTCCAGGTCCAGCTCGCCCCCCGGGTACTTCAGGGTGGCGGTGTCGTCGGTTGCGGCCACATGAACCCCTTCTGCGCTCTTCGACGCCCGATAAGGCTGTCCGTACTTAGGTGAAGGTAGTCGCTATTGTGCCGACTCGCCCGCGGGGGGCTGGCCTTGGGTATGCCATGGGGTCCACAGCCGGGCGAACAACGCGTAGGTCGACTCGATCCGCTCGCACAACAGCTCGGGTTCGATCGGGGGCGCACCCGGCGCCCCCAGCCCCGCGCAGGCCACTCCCATCAGCACAGCCCAGGTATCGAACAGGATCCGCAACGCCGGGTGATCGGGGGGTACCCGCATGCGACGGGCGATGGCCATGAACACCGAATGCTGCGGCCCCTCCGGCCGGTAGGAGAACGCGGAGAGGCCGATGTCAGGAGCCGTCCCGAGGATCTTCAACAGCAGCGTCATGCGATCGAACACGGCAGGGTCGGGTTGCCCGGCCGGCCCACCGCGGAACGTCTCGACCGTGGACCGCATGAGCGCCTCGTGTTCGGTGATGTCGAGCGGCTGATGATCGAATGCGGCCGCCACCCCGTCGGCCACGTCGGAGATCACCGCGACGACCACCGCCTCTTTGTTGGGGAAGTAGCGGCTGAACGTCCTGGCCGAGACGTCGGCGGCCGCCGCGATCTGGTCGACGGTGGTGTTGTCGTAGCCCTGCTCGACGCACAGCCGGGCGGCCACGTCGATCAACGTGGCCCGGGTGCGCTGTTTCTTGCGCTCGCGGAGTCCGGATGCCCCGTCGTTCATCTCACCGGCCACACCCGACCAGCCCCTCGCCTCGCCAGCGTCCATGAAGTCAGCGCACCGAGGGTATGCCCCAGCAGGTATGAGCAGCACCAATATCGACGTATTGACGCTGCTCAGCTGATGTCGGCGGGCCCGACCCGGTAGCGGACGAAGGCAGGAACCAGTGCCGAAGCGAGCAGGACACCGATCACCACCAGCCCGCCACCGCCGGCCGCGGTGATCGTCGTGCCGATCGCTGCCGCGGCCGCACCGTGCACCGCATCGGCGAGCCGGGGACCCCCGGCGACGACCACCAGGAACACGCCTTGCAGCCGTCCTCGCAGATCGTCAGACGCGGCCTCCTGCAGGATGGTTGACCGGAAGGCGGCCGAGACCATATCGGCCGCTCCGCCAATCGCCAAGAACGCCAAGGCAATCCACAGCACCAGACCGGCATGCCCGTTGGCGAGCCCACCGGCCACCCCGAAGCCGACCATCGCCGCGCCCCACACCAGGATCGCGGCGATGACCGCCAGCCCCTGCCTGCGCACCCGCGGGAACCACCCGGAGAACACCCCGCCCGCGACGGCACCGAACGACATCGCGGCGGCCAGCAACGCCATGGTGGTGCCGCCGGTGACCGGGCCGCCGAAGCTCTGATGCGCCATCTGCGGGAACAACGCCCTGGGCATCCCGAAGATCATGGCGATCAAGTCGACGACGAACGACATCAACACCACCCGGTTTCCGGCCAGATAGCGGAATCCCTCCAGCACCGCACCGATCCCCCAGCGTGCCGAGCCCGCGACGTCGGCGGACTCGGTGGCCGGCATCGGCGCCAGCCGGAATGTCGCCCAGATCGGCACCACACAGGTGATTGCGTCGATCAGGTACAGCGTGGACAGGTCGATCCAGTGCAACAGCAGACCAGCCAGCAACGGGCCCACGATCGCGCCGAACTGCTGCACCGTCATGTTCAGTGAGTTCGCGGCGGGCAACTGCTCGATCGGCAGCATCCGGGGAATCGCCGCACCGCGAGCGGGCCAGTTGACCGCGAAGAAGGCCTGCTGCACCGACAGCAGCACCAGCACCAGCCAGACGTTGTTGCAGTGCAGTGCGGCCTGCACCCACAACAGGATCGAGGCCACCGCCAGGCCGCACGAGGCGATGATCAACAGCAAGCGACGGTCCATGGCGTCGGCCCAGGCCCCGCCGAGCAGCCCGAAGACGATGAGCGGGACCAGCGCGAAGATTCCCGACAGACCCACGTACGCCGAGTTCTGCGTCAGGGCGTACAGCTGCACGGGAACGGCGAAGATCGTGAGGTTGCCCCCGATCACCGTGACGATGCCGGCCAGCCACAACCGCCGGAAGTCCGGCGTTCGCAGCGGGGTGGTGTCGGCGAAGAGCCGCGCCACCCTAGGGTTGCAGCCGCTCGATGCCGGCTCCGGTGCCAGATGTCGCCGGCCCGGCGGCTCCGCCGCTAGATGTCGCCGGCCCAGCGGCTCCGGTGCTCACGCGAATCCTGTTGTGGATCCGGTTCTCCCGGCCCTGCCAGAATTCGATGACCTCCGGCGTGATGCGGTAGCCACCCCAGTGCGGGGGCACCGGCACCTGCTCGTCGCCGGCGAAGCGCTCGGTGACCTCGGCCAGCTGCGCCAGCAGCTCGGCCCGGGAGCCGATGGGCCGGGACTGCGCCGATGCCCAGGCACCCAGCTGCGAACCCCGCGGCCGTTTGGCCCAGTACTGGGCGGTCTCCTGCGCGCTGACCTTGGTGACCGTGCCGCGCAGGTGCACCTGCCGGCCCAGGGCGTACCAGGGGAACGTCACCGAGGCGTACGGGACGGCGGCCAGCTCGGCCCCCTTGGCCGAGTCGTAGTTCGTGTAGAAGGTGATGCCCGACTCGTCGACGCTCTTGCACAACACGGTTCGGGTCACCGGCCTGCCGTTCTCCACGGTGGCCAGCACCATGGCGTTGGGCTCGGCGACACCCGCGGTCTCCGCGTCGGCAATCCACCTGTGCAGCAAGGCAAGCCAGCCGTCGGCCAGCCAGTCGACGTCGAGGTCGCTGCTGCCGTCCTTCTCGACCGAGCCGTACTCCACCCGCATCGCCGCCAGGCGATCACCCGCTGGAAACTCCACGGTCACACGGTACGCCGCCGGCAGCCAGCCGTTTGTTACCGGCCGGTAGCGACAGCGTCGGGACCGAGTGGAACAATCCTCCTATGACCCTGGTACCGGAGGACTTCGCGCCCGGCCTGGAAGGCGTAGTGGCATTCACCACCGAGATCGCCGAACCGGACAAAGACGGCGGTGCGCTGCGCTATCGCGGCGTCGACATCGAGGATCTGGTGGGCAACCAGGTGACCTTCGGCGACGTGTGGGGGCTGCTGGTCGACGGCCGCTTCGGCGACGGGTTGCCGCCCGCCGAGCCGTTCCCGCTGCCCATCCACACCGGCGACGTCCGGGTCGACGTGCAGGCCGGCCTGGCGATGCTGGCACCGATCTGGGGATACCGGCCCCTGTTGGACATCGACGGCGAGACCGCGCGCCAGCATCTGGCCCGTGCCTCGGTGATGGCGCTGTCCTACGTCGCACAGTCGGCACGCGGCATCTACCAGCCGGCGGTTCCGCAACGGGTGATCGATGAATGCTCCACCGTCACACAACGTTTCATGACCCGGTGGCAGGGCGAGCCGGATCCGCGCCACGTCGCGGCGATCGACGCCTACTGGGTGTCGGCGGCCGAGCACGGGATGAATGCCTCCACGTTCACCGCCCGGGTGATCGCGTCCACCGGTGCCGATGTGGCGGCCGCCCTGTCCGGCGCCATCGGCGCGATGAGCGGCCCGCTGCACGGCGGCGCCCCCGCCCGGGTGATCCCGATGATCGAGGAAGCCGAGCGCACCGGTGACGCGCGCGCGGTGGTGCGCAACATCCTCGACAGCAAGGAGAAGCTGATGGGCTTCGGCCACCGGGTGTACCGGGCCGAGGACCCCCGGGCCCGGGTACTGCGGGCTACGGCCAAGCGGCTGGACGCGCCCCGCTACGAGGTGGCCGCCGCCCTCGAGCAGGCCGCACTCGCCGAGCTGCGGGAACGCCGCCCGGACCGGGCGATCGAGACCAACGTCGAGTTCTGGGCCGCGGTGATCCTCGACTTCGCCAAGGTGCCCCCGAAGATGATGCCGGCCATGTTCACCTGCGGCCGCACCGCAGGCTGGTGCGCCCACATCCTCGAGCAGAAGACCCTGGGCAAGCTGGTCCGGCCATCGGCGATCTACGTCGGCCCGGAACCTCGCTCACCGGAGTCGGTGCAGGGCTGGGACGAGATCGCGCACAAGCACGTCTAGTTGAGGCTCACGCCGCGAACGCCGAGCCCCGCTCCCGATCCAGATACGTGTCGGCCTTGTTGCGCAGGAAGAACACGTACACCACCAGCGACACCGCAATGCAGACCGTGACGTAGGCGATGAACAGCGGTACGTGGCCCTGCTCCTTGGCCGCCTGGTAGATCAGCGGCGCAGTCCCGCCGAAGATCGAGTTCGCCAGCGCATAGCCGACCCCCACACCGAGCGCCCGCACCTGCGCCGGGAAGAGCTCCGATTTCACCAGCGCATTGATCGACGTGTACCCGGTCAGGATCACATAGCTCACCGCGACCAGCCCGAAAGATGCCAGCGGCGAACGTGTCTCGGGGAGGAACGTAATGAGCACATAGGTCCACACCAGACCGCCGACCCCGAAGAACACGAGCATCGGCTTGCGCCCGATCCGGTCACTGATGATCCCGCCGACCGGCTGCAGCAGCATCAGGAAGATCAGCCCGGTCAGATTGATCCATGTCGCGGTCATCCCGTCGCCCTTGTAGGTGGTCTTGACGATCGCCGGCGCGTTGACGCTGTAGGTGTAGAACGCGACCGTCCCGCCCAGGGTGATCAGGAAGCACAGCAGCAGCGGCCGCCAGTAGTCGGTGAACAGTGCTCGCATCGATCCCGCACCAGGGTCCTGCCCCGCCTTGGTCGCCTCGATGACCTCCTGGGACAGCGACTCGTCCATCGTGCGGCGCAGCCAGAACACCACCACCGCCGCTACGCCACCCACGGCGAATGCGATGCGCCAACCGAATTCGCGCAGCTGGTCAGTGTTGAGGACCGACTGCAGGATCAGCAGCGTGAACTGTGCCAACACATGCCCACCGACCAGCGTCACGTACTGGAACGAGGAGAAGAACCCGCGCCGCTCGCGGGTCGCCGCCTCCGACATGTAGGTCGCCGACGTGCCGTATTCACCGCCGGTGGCGAAACCCTGAACCAGCCTGGCCACGATCAGGATGACCGGCGCCGCCGCCCCGATCATCGCCTGCGACGGCACCAGCGCAATCACCAACGAGCACAACGCCATCAGTGACACGCTCACCGTCAGTGCCGCCCGCCGGCCCCGCCGGTCGGCGAACCGGCCGAAGAACCACGACCCGACCGGTCGCATCACGAAGGTGATCGCGAAGATCGCATACACGTAGACCGTCGAATTCTTCTCGGACTCGTCGAAGAACTGGCCCTCGAAATACGTTGCGAACACGGTGTAGACGTAGACGTCGTACCACTCGACCAGGTTGCCCGAGGACCCGCGGATCGTGTTCCAGATCGCCCGCCGGGTCTCGGCGGCACTCGATCGCGGCGCTGTCGTGGTGGTCAATCGTCGGCCTCCCTGCCTCCGGCCCCGAACCGTACTCCAGTGTGGCCCGGCGCGGGACCATCCGAAGGACGATCACCATGATTTGCGTCGGTGCCCGGTGGTTGCATGGCGGTGGGCGATGAGTTTGCACCGCCCACCATGTCTGTACCGGTGGCGGCCGGCCGGCCGCCTGACGTAACAGGAGGCTTTTCATGGCGATCGAAGTACAACCCGGGCTGTCCCCGCATCTGGTCGTCGACGACGCCCCGGCGGCGATCGACTTCTACGTCAAGGCGTTCGGCGCCGAGGAGATCGGTCGCGTGCCGCGCCCCGACGGCAAGCTCATCCACGCCGCCGTGCTGATCAACGGCGCCATGGTGATGCTCAACGACGACTTTCCGGAGATGTCCGGCGGCAGGTCGATGACCCCGCCGGCCCTGGGCGGCACCCCGGTGACCATCCACCTGACCGTCACCGACGTCGACGCGAAATTCCAGCAGGCCATCGACGCGGGCGCCACCGTGGTGATGCCGCTCGAGGACCAGTTCTGGGGAGATCGCTACGGCATGGTCCGCGATCCGTTCGGCCACCAGTGGTCGTTGGGGCAGCCGGTACGCGAGGTCAGCTACGACGAGATCCAGCAGGCGATGATGAGCCAGGGCTAGCGCAACAACCCGGCGAGCAGCCGTCTGGCCAGCGGGGGTTCCGGCGCGGCGGCGGCCGTCGCGACCATATCGGCCACATCGGTGAACTTCACCCGCGGGCGCCCCGCATCGCGACCGCGGGCGGTTTCTGCGTCATCGATGGCACGCCAGCCCGCCGCGTCGACGACGTCGGGCTGGCGGGCGCGGACAAACCGGTCCAGCGCCGTCGGACGGTCAACCGGATCGGTAAGCACGCCGGCGTTGAAGTCGTCGACCAGATGGGCGACGGTCTGCATGGAGCAGGACTTGTTGGTGCCGATGAAGCCGGTCGGACCGCGCTTGATCCAGCCGGCGACATAGGCACCGACGACCGGGTCACCGGTGAGCGGATCGAGGACGCGCCCCTGAAAGTTCGGGACAACGGCGGCCCCCTCGTCGAAGGGCAGTCCGGCGATCGGCGCTCCCCGGTAGCCGATCGAGGTCAGTACCAAGCCGGCTTCCACACTCACCGCCTCCTCGGTGCCGGTGCGCCGGAACTCGATGCCGCCGGCC is a window from the Mycolicibacterium anyangense genome containing:
- a CDS encoding DUF2630 family protein, with protein sequence MAHDSTPTDQDTLARIHTLVAEERRLREQLVHREIEPSEEHHRLRSIETELDQCWDLLRQRRALRETGGDPREASVRPPDEVEGYLS
- a CDS encoding MarR family winged helix-turn-helix transcriptional regulator, which gives rise to MSALVLDNKDAWRRAAVERTGLPFSRVRILRRLAKRPMTVKQVAEMATIDAPAATVAVNDLEERGLVTREIDPQNRRCKRVSLTDAGRQMIAVLDATEDPAPDGLAALAEPDLRALQTILARVVS
- a CDS encoding DHA2 family efflux MFS transporter permease subunit; protein product: MNTSVGELSERRKTIILASCCLSLLIVSMDATIVNVAIPAIRADLHATGAQMQWVVDIYTLMLASLLMLSGATGDRFGRRRVFQIGLIVFALGSLLCSIAPTITMLIGARLLQAIGGSMLNPVALSIISQIFVGRVERARALGIWGAVVGISMALGPIVGGLLIETVGWRAVFWINLPICAAAVLLTAIFVPETKSATMRDIDPVGQLLAVATLFGLVFVLIEGPGMGWTNPRIVAIGLTAAVAFVAFLRYESRRHDPFIDLRFFRSIPFSSATLTAVCAFAGWGSFLFMMSLYLQGERGYSAAHTGLIYLPIAVGALFFSPLSGRLVGRFGARPSLLISGVLIAIASVMLAFLSRSTPVWALLVIFALYGIGFGMVNAPITNAAVSGMPQDRAGAASAVTSTSRQVGVSIGVALCGSVAGPALATFGADFTATARPLWYINIVLGLAIAVLAITSTSARARRSAERLAPLIDDQRIGAARV
- a CDS encoding citrate synthase produces the protein MAATDDTATLKYPGGELDLEIVHATEGSDGIALGSLLSKTGYTTFDSGFVNTASTKSAITYIDGDAGILRYRGYPIEQLAEKSTFIEVSYLLIYGELPTTEQLEAFTTQIQRHTLLHEDLKRFFDGFPRNAHPMPVLSSAVNALSAYYQDSLDPLDTKQVELSTIRLLAKLPTIAAYAYKKSVGQPFLYPDNTLTLVENFLRMTFGLPAEPYEVDPEIVRALDMLLILHADHEQNCSTSTVRLVGSSQANLFTSISGGINALWGPLHGGANQAVLEMLEKIRTGDDDVQTFVRKVKNREDGVKLMGFGHRVYKNYDPRARIVKEQADKILGKLGGDDELLDIAKQLEEIALTDDFFIERKLYPNVDYYTGVIYRAMGFPTRMFTVLFALGRLPGWIAHWREMHNEGNSKIGRPRQIYTGYTERDYAAIDGR
- a CDS encoding TetR/AcrR family transcriptional regulator, with the protein product MDAGEARGWSGVAGEMNDGASGLRERKKQRTRATLIDVAARLCVEQGYDNTTVDQIAAAADVSARTFSRYFPNKEAVVVAVISDVADGVAAAFDHQPLDITEHEALMRSTVETFRGGPAGQPDPAVFDRMTLLLKILGTAPDIGLSAFSYRPEGPQHSVFMAIARRMRVPPDHPALRILFDTWAVLMGVACAGLGAPGAPPIEPELLCERIESTYALFARLWTPWHTQGQPPAGESAQ
- a CDS encoding MFS transporter, whose product is MARLFADTTPLRTPDFRRLWLAGIVTVIGGNLTIFAVPVQLYALTQNSAYVGLSGIFALVPLIVFGLLGGAWADAMDRRLLLIIASCGLAVASILLWVQAALHCNNVWLVLVLLSVQQAFFAVNWPARGAAIPRMLPIEQLPAANSLNMTVQQFGAIVGPLLAGLLLHWIDLSTLYLIDAITCVVPIWATFRLAPMPATESADVAGSARWGIGAVLEGFRYLAGNRVVLMSFVVDLIAMIFGMPRALFPQMAHQSFGGPVTGGTTMALLAAAMSFGAVAGGVFSGWFPRVRRQGLAVIAAILVWGAAMVGFGVAGGLANGHAGLVLWIALAFLAIGGAADMVSAAFRSTILQEAASDDLRGRLQGVFLVVVAGGPRLADAVHGAAAAAIGTTITAAGGGGLVVIGVLLASALVPAFVRYRVGPADIS
- the pdxH gene encoding pyridoxamine 5'-phosphate oxidase, with protein sequence MRVEYGSVEKDGSSDLDVDWLADGWLALLHRWIADAETAGVAEPNAMVLATVENGRPVTRTVLCKSVDESGITFYTNYDSAKGAELAAVPYASVTFPWYALGRQVHLRGTVTKVSAQETAQYWAKRPRGSQLGAWASAQSRPIGSRAELLAQLAEVTERFAGDEQVPVPPHWGGYRITPEVIEFWQGRENRIHNRIRVSTGAAGPATSSGGAAGPATSGTGAGIERLQP
- a CDS encoding citrate synthase 2 — translated: MTLVPEDFAPGLEGVVAFTTEIAEPDKDGGALRYRGVDIEDLVGNQVTFGDVWGLLVDGRFGDGLPPAEPFPLPIHTGDVRVDVQAGLAMLAPIWGYRPLLDIDGETARQHLARASVMALSYVAQSARGIYQPAVPQRVIDECSTVTQRFMTRWQGEPDPRHVAAIDAYWVSAAEHGMNASTFTARVIASTGADVAAALSGAIGAMSGPLHGGAPARVIPMIEEAERTGDARAVVRNILDSKEKLMGFGHRVYRAEDPRARVLRATAKRLDAPRYEVAAALEQAALAELRERRPDRAIETNVEFWAAVILDFAKVPPKMMPAMFTCGRTAGWCAHILEQKTLGKLVRPSAIYVGPEPRSPESVQGWDEIAHKHV
- a CDS encoding MFS transporter, whose translation is MTTTTAPRSSAAETRRAIWNTIRGSSGNLVEWYDVYVYTVFATYFEGQFFDESEKNSTVYVYAIFAITFVMRPVGSWFFGRFADRRGRRAALTVSVSLMALCSLVIALVPSQAMIGAAAPVILIVARLVQGFATGGEYGTSATYMSEAATRERRGFFSSFQYVTLVGGHVLAQFTLLILQSVLNTDQLREFGWRIAFAVGGVAAVVVFWLRRTMDESLSQEVIEATKAGQDPGAGSMRALFTDYWRPLLLCFLITLGGTVAFYTYSVNAPAIVKTTYKGDGMTATWINLTGLIFLMLLQPVGGIISDRIGRKPMLVFFGVGGLVWTYVLITFLPETRSPLASFGLVAVSYVILTGYTSINALVKSELFPAQVRALGVGVGYALANSIFGGTAPLIYQAAKEQGHVPLFIAYVTVCIAVSLVVYVFFLRNKADTYLDRERGSAFAA
- a CDS encoding VOC family protein; translated protein: MAIEVQPGLSPHLVVDDAPAAIDFYVKAFGAEEIGRVPRPDGKLIHAAVLINGAMVMLNDDFPEMSGGRSMTPPALGGTPVTIHLTVTDVDAKFQQAIDAGATVVMPLEDQFWGDRYGMVRDPFGHQWSLGQPVREVSYDEIQQAMMSQG